One window from the genome of Cryptococcus tetragattii IND107 chromosome 2, whole genome shotgun sequence encodes:
- a CDS encoding histone acetyltransferase ESA1 codes for MSPSTPSTPHGRGSGSEPGTPAPTVAVGGSYTIDDVVPGVKIYVIKPLSNGQAEQRRAEILSTRPKPKPSAFAPPPHPDAPPPDPRDDTEYYVHYVEFNKRLDEWVGGSRLVLSKEMEWPKAKDDPKKKDRPGKAQPSKATPSRATGSPIPSDSLLKKAANKAAMAAGKAAPGKAMPSSKLGRASKIGKAGKIPQKRKAKTETDAEAEEESNEDNDALDEEEDLDEDGDVTLVASDGAIDPSREVVAAPSNPRAAPQVFSKKQEIEKLRTSGSMTQSHSEISRVKNLNKLQIGKHEVETWYFSPYPIEYAHLPVLYICEFCLLYYPSATQLRRHRSKCTLLHPPGNEIYRHEGISFFEIDGRKQRTWCRNLCLISKCFLDHKTLYYDVDPFLYYCMTIKDDYGCHLIGYFSKEKESAEGYNVACILTLPQHQRKGYGRLLIEFSYELSKVEGKLGSPEKPLSDLGLLGYRAYWQEKIVELLLDSDYEISLDEIAQKTSITHGDIMHTCQALQMIKYYKNSHIIHLTDAVIEQHKKTKAKPRRAINPAYLKWKPPVFSRAQLAFGF; via the exons ATGTCGCCGTCAACACCATCAACTCCTCATGGTCGAGGGAGTGGTAGCGAACCAGGTACTCCTGCGCCTACCGTGGCTGTTGGAGGATCATACACAATTGAT GATGTCGTTCCTGGAGTGAAGATCTATGTCATCAAACCCCTTTCGAACGGCCAGGCCGAGCAACGCAGAGCGGAAATCCTTTCCACCCGTCCTAAACCCAAACCTTCAGCCTTtgcacctccaccgcatCCTGATGCACCCCCTCCCGACCCAAGAGACGATACAGAGTACTACGTTCATTATGTCGAGTTTAATAAACGTCTAGATGAATGGGTCGGCGGAAGTAGACTGGTTTTAAGTAAAGAAATGGAATGGCCGAAAGCAAAGGATGatccaaagaaaaaggacaGGCCTGGGAAAGCTCAGCCTTCCAAGGCTACCCCGTCTAGGGCCACCGGTTCACCTATCCCTTCTGATAGTCTTCTGAAGAAAGCGGCGAATAAGGCTGCCATGGCTGCAGGTAAAGCTGCTCCAGGGAAAGCtatgccttcttcaaaacttGGAAGGGCTAGCAAAATTGGGAAAGCTGGCAAAATTCCTCAAAAGCGGAAGGCTAAGACAGAGACAGAcgcagaagcagaagaggagagtaaTGAGGATAATGATGCATtagacgaggaagaagatctggACGAAGACGGTGATGTGACCTTAGTCGCATCGGATGGCGCCATCGACCCCAGTCGTGAAGTTGTTGCCGCCCCTTCAAATCCCCGGGCGGCGCCCCAAGTATTCTCCAAAAAACAAGAAATTGAAAAACTCAGGACGTCTGGCTCCATGACGCAGTCTCATTCAGAGATCAGCAGGGTCAAAAATCTTAACAAGCTTCAAATCGGGAAGCATGAAGTTGAGACATGGTATTTCTCTCCTTATCCGATTGAATACGCACATCTTCCTGTTCTTTACATTTGCGAATTCTGCCTTCTTTACTATCCTTCTGCCACACAACTACGGCGACATAGATCGAAATGTACTCTTCTGCATCCTCCAGGCAACGAAATTTACCGCCACGAAGGTATTTCGTTTTTCGAAATCGATGGCCGAAAGCAACGCACTTGGTGCAGGAATCTATGTCTCATCTCGAAATGCTTCCTTGACCATAAAACTTTGTACTACGATGTCGATCCTTTCCTTTACTACTGTATGACGATCAAAGATGACTACGGCTGTCATCTTATTGGTTACTTTtcgaaggaaaaggagtcAGCCGAGGGGTATAATGTTGCCTGTATTCTGACTCTACCCCAACACCAGAGAAAGGGTTACGGTCGACTCCTGATCGAGTTTTCGTACGAGCTGTcaaaagtggaaggaaAGCTGGGAAGTCCTGAGAAGCCTTTATCGGATCTGGGTTTGTTGGGTTATCGGGCATATtggcaggagaagattgtcgaATTGCTACTGGACAGTGATTATGAGATCAGCCTGGACGAGATCGCCCAAAAAACATCAATCACTCATGGCGATATCATGCACAC TTGCCAGGCCCTACAAATGATCAAGTATTACAAGAACAGCCATATTATCCATCTGACGGATGCTGTTATTGAACAACacaaaaagacaaaagcCAAACCTCGGCGCGCCATCAACCCAGCGTATTTGAAATGGAAGCCGCCAGTCTTTAGTAGAGCCCAATTGGCGTTTGGTTTCTAA